The nucleotide window TATACCCTGGCATGGCACAGTTTTACTGCTCAGATCTATTCTGGAAGTTCCTAAAATACTAACTAgatgggaaatgcaaaccaagaaCGTGGCGCAAATCTCATATTACGCACAGATTTCAAATGGACAAGCTGAGGCTACACCGCTACAGACCCTGCTCTCCTGTGCGTAAAGGGCTGGATTCATACAGTGAGATAGATTTGGTGGTAGTGCAGATGATCTGGCCTCTCCTCAACCATCACCCACTCAGGTGGATGGTGGAGCCTCCTCCACTCCATTCACTAACAGCCCTGCCTCTGACTTAAAACCCTAAGCCCAAGTGCCATGGATTCTAGGAAAAAACTCAGTACCAATCGGAATCCCCTTTCTAGGGATCTACATTTACTTTTTCCGCTCAGGCCCTTCTATAGGAGGCAAAGGACTGAACATTTACACAAGAGTTTATTTCAATATATAGACAAGGATTTTGTTGGGATAACTGAAGGCCAGAAGACATCTGTATTTGAAGGACTACTTTAGCACAAAACAAATtattaaccaaaagaaaacaaaaaacaaaaactaactaaTTTTCCCTCCTCCTAAGCTTCTTGGCAGGCAGtcagttctaaaattctaaaGTTTAAGGTGCTGTCAGGTATTGCCTAAGATAAAAACCTATATTGTCAGGCAGAAAAATTCTTCCCAGGGCTTTAGCTGCTTAGCCAAGGTGATGATGTGTCTGAAAAGTTGAgtttcagaaagaaaggaaaaaagagcaatcccactccctcacctccccacacacacacatactggaaAACAGACCTTCCTCCAACTTATCCAAAGGTTCCTCAGCCATGCCAACTCCAGGACTCCTGCACTCCTGCGAGGGCAACACCACCTCCGAAGCACAGAAGAACTTCAGGCTATTGCTTCTGAAGTGGTGTCACAATatcttcattttccctttcttcaagGTTAGAAAGATCCTGAAGCTGTTAGGATTTTGAATTAAAGGCTAGACTTCCAAATATTCTGTTGTTAGAGATAAAAACTAAACTCCAGCAATCCCAGGTAATAGTTTAGGTATGCTATAGCTTCAAAATCAAGTGAGACTTGCAAATGAATGACTAGATAtggacaactcttttttttttttttttttttctcttttttattatatacaaTACAAATACTGGAGAAAATTATGGACACCACCATCCAAGTCATTGAGATTATCACTAATTCTAGGTGGCAGGCCAATGCTCAGATACTTCCGTGTGGAAGCCTCTCACATCTCCTCCCCATAGCCCTGTTCTATTCTTCTCTCTAAAGTCTAGGAGTTCAATGTTGAAAGGAGTCTGGTTAGTCAAAGAAAATCTACAGAGTTTACCCTGATGATCCTTTTTGACCACCCATTGAAACCAAAGTAGTAATTTGCCAATTCTTGGCATCTGGAGCTGTTTAGGGCAAGCGTATTATGTTGAACCGCCTTATGTCTGGTGCCGAGACGAACCTGAAGACATAAAAGACCTAAAAATATCACAACCCTACATAGAGACTTATTTTGGATATACCTGAGATTTATCAATGCCAATTTCATAgagtggttgtgaagattaagtagGACATTTTAAGCAATGAGTGCACAGTGAGCCctaaataaatgtcatttattatttttaagtcagtACTTTTCTGCATCATTTCCAGGGCCCCTGATTAACCGGAAGGTTCCCTGACCTCTGGTGGTGAAAGTGATGATGAAAGCAAGCAAGGAAGCCCAGCAGAAGCCTATTACAGGGCTGGGGGTAAGCAAAGGAAGTGAACTGTTTTAGTCGTCTCATCCTGTAGCTCCTGCTTGAGAATATGACCTGAAGAGGAGATAAGATGGACCTGCCACTGAATTAGGACCTTAATCTGTAGCACCCTCTCCCCAAGTTACTAAACCCTGTTAGAAGAGGGAATAGTATACCTCTATAAAGGTAAATAAAGCAACCAAAAGAATTAGAGGTTCATCAGCATTAACAAGCTTCTTTGAGAGTGCAAATATTTCCAGTCTTAACTCTCTAAATAACTTACATATTACTGTGGATTTTTTACATCACTAGTTCTTTCTTAAGtgtctatttccattttgaacAGGGTGTAGTATATAAATATAgtcataaaaattcaaataatacaaataaagtcAAAGCATTGTTAattctttattgatttgtttgtGCATCTTCCTCTGTCACTAGTTTATGAGCTCCTGAAGTGCTTGAAGGAACCATATATTATTCTTTCCTTGTTACCAGAAACAAGCATACATCTTGGCATATAATAGAGGAGGGATGGTCTgttgactgagtgaatgaatgagtacataagaaaatgaaattactttCTCCAACTGAAGCTGCCTGCtgggaaggagaaatgaagactaatttttaaatgttgagtgtCACAACATTTAAAACAGGGAGGCTAGGCCCTGTATGGTGAGTCATAATGGAGCTGTCCTGGACAATTAGGAAGCTTCAGAAGGGCTCTGAGCCCCTGGGTAGTAGAGACAGTTGACATCTGGGATAACCTTGCCACAGTTCTTGCTGGCAAACATTTCCCTTCGTGCTACTGAGAAAAACTCAGATACATTAGgcctttccttcattttatttgaaGATGTTATTCTCTTGtctgtatttataaaaaatacaggggaaaaaagataaGAAGTATATATACCTGCTAATGAATAAAAGAAGACATAATTggaacttccctgctggtgcagtggttaagactccgtgctcccaatgcagggggcccgggttcgatccctggtcagggaactaggtctcacgtgcatgctgcaactaagagtttgcatgccacagttaaggagcctgcgagccacaactaaaggagcctgcctgctgcaactggggagcccacatgccgcaactggggagcccttgagccgcaactaaggagcccgcctgctgcaactaagacccgctgcaaccaaataaataaataaataaaatttaaagagaacGCATAATTAAAGTAGGTAACAATTTCGGGGGTGTGGGTAGTAAACTAAGGCTCTGcattaaataaagaaatctaaTACGAATGCCCTTTCCTCTCAACTCTATAGTGACTTGTAGAACATGTTCTTCATTACTCTATCAGTGACGGGCTTTATGCTGTGAAAGTCTCAGAACCTAAGCTTATGGAATGGTCTTAATGTCCAATATAAGAAAAGAACTCATTACTCACAACTGATACTAAGTAACTGTTTCATAATCTTTCCAGGACCATCTGTAATATCTGAGTGGTTATGTGAAATGGTCGCAGGGTCCGCAAATTAAAGAATGTCTGACACAAAAGCATTTCAATCCCAGGGAGTACAGCAGGATTGAAGAGGGTGTTAAACAGGGTACAGAAGTGGAAGGTAGTGTACCTGGAGTCACATCTGAGGAGAGTTCTCAGATTGAATCAAGGTGAAATCAGTGAGTAAAGAAATAGGGGTGAGAATAGGCAGCAAGGTCAGTAGGAAGTAGCCAGAGCAAGAAGCCAATCAGAGAAGACACACAATTATAAAGTGAAAGATCTGGGAAATCTAAGCCTCACTCACTTATTCAGAGGAACTGAAAAGGTCCTTGAGAAAAGAATGGTGGCTGAATGGAGGCACATAATGAAATGTTAATTCTGAGGGAGTAAAATTGGATGGCATGTTAATATGGAATAAGGTTTCTACAAtgcattaaagaatattttaaccattttctggAATCTGAAGGGAGTTCTGAATAGGCAGTTTgagagtgatgatgatgatgaagcctCCTTTATGTTACATCTGACAAAAGTTTGTCaagctcgggacttccctggtggcacagtggttaagagtccgcctgccaatgcaggggacacgggttcgatccctggtccgggaagatcccacatgccacagagcaactaagcccgtgtgccacaactactgagcctgtgctccagagcccgtgagccacaactactgaagcccgcgtgcctagaacccgtgctccgcaacaagagaagccatcgcgatgagaagcccacgcaccgcaacgaagagcaacccccgctcgccgcaactagacaaagccggcgcgcagcaacaagacccaacgcagccaaaaataaataaataaataaataaataaataaattagaaaacaatttgtCAACCTCACACATTTAAAATCcacataaaagtaaatataaggAAGACTCTTGTGAAGGTTTCTTAAATTAAGGGGCAGCATAAAATGACATGGGGTTTAACATCAGTTCAGTTTGGGTTTGGCCTCTAGTTTCCACATTTACTGTCATGAACCTTAAGTAAGTCACTTAACCATCCTGAGTTCGAGTTTCTTCatctaaaacaaagaaagaaagaactggggAACTGGGGGATCAGTGGAGCAGTGCATCTGAGAGCATTCTGTACACCACAGTGCTGTACAAAcgctggccttttttttttttttccccccttgggatcttagttcccagaccagggattgaacccgggtcctcagcagtgaaagtgcagagtcctaaccactggaccgccagggaattcccgatggCCTATTAGTTTTAAATTCAGCACTTCATCCCAGTAGAGCGAGGAATTCCACATTTGGACCCACCTGCACTGGAGATGTCTGAAAAAGCTGCTTCTGGTCGCATTCCTTTTGGGCTCTGTGGGCATCCCTTGGTGAATAAAGCTTGATGATGGCATAGAACACAGGACCTGCCACTGCTGCGTTTGGAAAGACTCGGACCGAATACAGAAAGCCAAACTGGGAGAAGACTGTGAACAGAGAATGCTGTAGGGTGGTCCCATGCGAATTAAGTGCAGGAAATTTCACGCCCAGGAAGCCAAACCGCCCGTTCCCTTCTATTCCCCCAGCCCTTCGCCGCAGGCAACTGTGGTGATCCTGCAACTCCAAACACTTCTCATTTCAGCAACAAGTTTCCCTCTGAAATCCGAAGCTTCGAGAAGCATTAGGAGGCAATGCCGGCTGCTGGGAACTATCTCTCAGAAATATGTGGGGGCGAGCTGACTGCTCAGGTGGGCTCTAGAACTAAGATTCCTCTCAGCAGAGACCACAGGCAGATGAGGTGCTGAAGCAGTACCCCGGGGCGCCCAGTTACTGAGGCGCGAGGTGgcttcctccacccctccctccgccccGGCTCGGCTCACTTGCAAGGCCTCGGCCGTGGGTCCAGAGCTCAGCTCCCACACCAGCAAGGTTTTGTCACCCACGATGGGAACCACAAAAGGTACCAACGCCACCATCCTACCGTTACTGCGCGTGTGCAGCTCGGGGGCGCCTGCGAACCGCGTCTGCGCCCGCGCGCCCGCGCACCGGTCTGCGCCCGCGCGCCCGCGCACCGCGTCTGCGCCCGCGCGCCCGCGCACCGCGTCTGCGCACGCGCTGTTTACAAACGGAAGCCTGAGGGGCGGAGCCAGCTTGGTGGCAGTGGAACGAGGGCGGTGCTCGGACCTCTCCCTCGCCCCTCCCACTCCGGGCTTGTCTCTGCCTTTAGTTCCCCTTCCGCAACTCCCGCGCCCAGAAGTCATGGAGTTTAGCGCTTCTATTCAAGTGTATTTTTAGCGTAGAGTCCAAAGTGTGAGTTTACAGGATCGAATGGTGCGGACATTTTTATAGCAGCTGGCTTCATCTTCAAACTCCCAGAGAAGACTAGAGCCCTAAGTAGTTAGCGCTAACTATCCactgaactttaaaaatttagatttccCGACTCTGTGTGAGAAATGTCCACCAAAGATGCAATCCTTCGACTTGAGTGTTTTCATGAGTCTTAAATATGCAAATCAAGGTATAACTCATTAAAGCCATCAACAGTCTAGTATGAAACTCTTAAAAAGCTGGTTTCTAGCCCATTTTCCTAAAGTACCCCCAAATCACCGAGCACATTTCTCCATCCCCACCACGACTTTCTTCACCTCAATATATCAGACCCTTAGCCCCACCCATTACCTACttctgagctcttttttttttttttttaaacatctttattgaagtataattgctttacaatggtgtgctagcttctgctttacaacaaagtgaatcagttacacatatacatatgttgccatatctcttccctcttgcatctccctccctcccaccctccctatcccacccctctaggtggtcacaaagcaccgagctgatctccctgtgctatgcggctgcttcccactagttatctattttacatttggtagtgtatatatgtccatgacactctctcaccctgtcacatctcacccctccccctccccatatcctcaagtccattctctagtaggtctgtgtctttattcccatcttgccactaggttcttcatgacctctttttttttttttttttttcccttagattccatatatatgtgttagcatactgtatttgtttttctctttctgacttacttcactctgtatgacagactctaactccatccacctcattacaaacacctccatttcatttctttttatggctgagtaatattccattgtatatatgtgccacatcttctttatccattcatccgatgatggacacctaggttgcttccatgtcctggctattgtaaacagagctgcaatgaatattttggtacatgactctttctgaattatggttttctcagggtatatgcccagtagtgggattgctgggtcatatggtagttctatttttagttttttaaggaacctccatactgttctccatagtggctgtatcaatttacattcccaccaacagtgcaagagtgttcccttttctccacaccttctccagcatttattgtttctagattttttgatgatggccattctgaccggtgtgagatgatacctcattgtagttttgatttgcatttctctaatgattaatgatgttgagcattctttcatgtgtctgttggcaatctgtatctcttctttagagaaatgtctatttaggtcttctgcccatttttggattgggttgtttgtttttttgttattgagctgcatgagctgcttgtaaatcttggagattaatcctttgtccgttgcttcatttgcaaatattttctcccattctgagggttgtcttttggtcttgtttatggtttcctttgctgtgcaaaagcttttaagtttcattaggtcccatttgtttatttgtgtttttatttccatttctctaggacctgggtcaaaaaggatcttgctgtgacttatgtcatacagtgttctgcctatgttttcctctaagagtttgatagtgtctggccttacacttaggtctttaatccattttgagtttatttttgtgtatggtgttagggaatgttctaatttcatacttttacatgtacctgtccaattttcccagcaccacttattgaagaggctgtcttttctccactgtatatgcttgcctcctttatcaaagataaggtgaccatatgtgcgtgggcttatctctgggctttctatcctgttccattgatctatatttcttgaGCTCTTTTACTTCAAAAATTGTTGACTTTGGAGGAATTACTTGGATCTTGATAGTGTTTCAAACCAATAACTATAGATTTATTATCCATAACATTATCCATTGCATTCATTGTatgtatccatttattcattgtatCCATTATCTGTGTATGGAGAAGATCCATAATCTTCTCCAGAGCGATTAGGAACACCTCATGAACAATATTTACAGATTTATCATCCTTTTTCTAGTACCTAGCACACTCATACTCTATTAGGTACTCAAATATACTTGGGATTAATCATGAATAAATTAACACATTCTTTGCACAGGAATGCTTTAATAATTCCAAAAATATAGAAACTTCTTCATCGTGGTCTTCTTGGTTTGCAAATGACAGTCAGGAACCAGGGGCCTGGGCCTGGATAGGAACAAGGAGGAAGTCCTAGAAAACCATTTATTCCTGGGGCTCTGGTCAGTTTTATTTgcaaatgggaaaggaagaaaataacttgaagtggaggcaagaggaagaagaaatgaagaattccCAAGTGAGGAAAGGAGTTCTGGAATGACTCCACCACAGGTCTGCTCCCTGTCTCATGCCAGGTGGCACCCTGTCATCCAGTAGGAGAGTGGCCGGCCTTCACAGTGCAACCTCCATTTTACCCTGTGGAGAGAAAGAagattggttctttttttttttttaagaataaattttatttatttttggttgcgttgggtcttcattgctgcgcgcgagctttctctagttgtggcgagcggggactactctgttgcggtgctcgggcttctcattgcggtggcttctcatgttgcagagcacgggctccaggcgcgcgggctcagtagttgtggctcacgggcctagttgctccgcggcatgtgggatcttcccggaccagggttcgaacctgtgtcccctgctttagcaggcggattcttaaccactgagccaccagggaagcccaacaacaCTTTTTATAGAAAATGTTGCTGCCAATTATGGAGAGAGGGCCCGTGGCAGCCATGTTTATGTTGCTTAATTGCTTCCATTCCTATAGCTGAATGAATGGAGCCGGGACACAGGGTCCAAGCTGAACCCATCAGATCCTCTCTGCCAGGCACTTGGACTGGGACTGAGCCTAGCTAGTCTCTATGGTTGCTTAGGACATTAGCCCATAGATTCAGGGCAGACATAGTCTGTCTGGTGGACTGTAGAGCAGAGAAAGCTGGTCTGCAGAGGGAGTAGTGAAGCCAATGCACAAAGAGAAGCAGAAACCTGCAAGGGAAAGTTTCCAGCCCTGCTTCCACCCTCTTTCTGAGGCCCAACTGCACCCCTCTTGTGGGCTCAGCAGGACACCTTGTCCTCTCAGAATAAATCTCCCCCAGCTAGCTCAAGTTGTTCTGTTCCTGCAACCAAAAGAGTTTTGTTTAATACAGTGTCAGAGGAAGAGCCAGATCCCAGGTCTTCTAAGTTGGAGTTCCAAGCCCTGCCACATCCCACATTTTTCTAGACTGTAGAAAAGGTCAGGTCCTGGCCTACTGTCCCTTTCTCTGTCACTACATCTTTCTTAAGGCTCTGCCCACTAACTTCGTCCCACCATGTCCTCCTCACCAGTTCTTCAACCCCCCTGCTCCGGACACAATCTTTTTCGCACAGTTGATGATTGAAAGAAGATTGGGGCTCAGCAGttctgaaaggagaaagagaatacCCGTCAGAGCACAGGGGACAATCCCGAAGACTGGCTCTCCCTGTAAGGCATGTGCCACCCAGTGGCTGAGAACTTCCGGACGAGGCAAGTCTTCCCCCTCAGAGGCTCATTTGGACATCTGTACAATGGCTGCTGGAGGTTGGGGATGGTTGGGGGGTGAgggcaggaggagcaggagggctgAGATTTGAGCCTGTTTACTGCCATACTTCCTAGTGGATGGTAGTTCACCCCAAGTGTGGAGGATTCTAGGGAAAGGAAATGCCAAAAGAGGCAGCACAGAGGCGAAGGTAAAGTCCTGCCTAAGGAGGGAGGCTCTTCAGGTAAGAGCCCAGGGCCATTAATCAGAGTACAAAGGAGGAGATGGGGGACAGAATCATGGACTTGTGGAGCCTCCTGGATTAGCCCTGAGGTGGGAGTTTGCACTTGGCCTTCGGTCAGACCATTAGCCAAAGGCAGCTCTACTTGGTGGTGAGAGCTGAGCCTTCAGGGCCACCAGTTTGGCATTCAGCACTGGTtctatgagcctcagtttgctcaccaATAAAGTGGGGATCATACTAGTTTCTATTGCATGGCAAGTTGGATGAAATGAGCTATGTATGTGAAGTACTGAGTATATAATAcgctctcaataaatgttggctgctGCACTGCTCTACTGCTACTGCCTGTGCAGAGCTTTTCTGGATCCTGCTAGCACACTGCAGAACCTCCTATGGGCATTTAGGGACACGAGTCAACCCTCTGCTCAGTAAAGGGATTCCCTGATTCCTTGAACCAATCCTCTGGGGTTGTTTCCAAGCTGTGTGTGGGAAGGGAAGTCCCGTGAGTAGAGCCTGGTCATCTCTCTCACCTCTCCCACCCTGGGGCCCTGGCCAGACCTTGACAGTCCACTTGGCAAATGTTTTCCGTGTGACTCTTGTAATCGTTGCACCAGTAGTGGCTGTTGATCTGGAAGATGCCATAGTCAAAGCTGCCATCTGTATTTTCATTTACCTTTGTTATGTTGAAGTCACTTTCCACGAAAGCCAGGCACAGCCCTTAGAACAGGGAGAAGAGGGTTTTTAGAGGGGGGCCAAGCTGAGGGACAAGGAAGACGGAGGAGAAAGGGAGACGAGGAATCAGAAGAAAGGAACAgtcttctctggtggcgcagtggttaagacaactaagcccgtgcgccacaaccacagagcctgcgctctagagccggcgagccacaactactgaagcccacgcactctagggcccgtgctccacaacaagagaagccaccgcaatgagaagcctgcacacctcaacgaagagtagcccctgctcgccacagctagagaaagcctgcacgcagcaacgaagacccaacgtagccaataattaattaattaattactttttaaaaaaagaagaagaaaggaacaaagcctAAGAGACTAGATGGGGCTAGCGGGCCAGAAACACCCATTAGCTTCTCCTCTCATTCTTCAGTCCATCCACCCATCAGTACAACCActcatctgtccatctgtccatgcATGATTTCTGCACTTAATgatcacctactgtgtgccagaaacTGTGCAAAACCCAGTGAGGGACATTTAGCTGGCTCAAATGCAGATGCTGCCTTCAAGGTGCCTATAGAATAAGAATGAAGATATGTAcctaaaaaacccacaaagcaagaTGAAAGGAGAGAGTGTTATAAGGCAGACGTGCCTTACAATTCTGGGCAAGAGGGAGCTATCTCTACCATGGAGTAGGACGaaacctttgcactggctgttccctccgcCTGGAATGCTCTTGCACCAGATGTTTGGGGGACTAGGTCCTTTATTCCATTCAGCACTgctcaatgtcacctcctcagagaggccttccttgacTTCCCCCTCTAGAACAATGTCACCCATCACTCCCccctgctttattcttctgcatagcatttatcaccaccAGGAAGCACTTCATATATTTGTGTGTTTCTTTCTTGCTGTCTCTTCCCCTAGAATGTGAACACTATGAGAGAAGGGGCTGTGTTGAtatctgtatccccagcacctaaaatAGTTCCTGggacataataagtgctcagctAAGAATCGTGGAACAAATATCAAATGTTGGGAAAGgcttcttggagaaggctgctttttGAACCTGactttgaaaaacaaatgagagaaaaagaaagatggccACAGAGGGCATGAccgggagaggaggagaaagggggtgTGAGAGTGTGAGGAAACAGCACTCACAGTCACTCAGGGAGTAGCCCTCAAAGCCATCCAAGTCTTCCTGGTGCAGCACCTTGGCCAAATCACATCGGTTGATGAGGCTGGCTTGATTCACAGCAACGAGACAGCTGACCAAGGAGAAGAGCAGCAGGGTCGCCATCCTCAGAGGGGAGGAGATGCAGTGGAGGGTAAGCAGCGGAAGGCCTGCGGGTCCTAGGGTCTCCCAGGAGAGAGAGTCTTCTGGGGAATCtggagagagcaaccaaatgtCCTCGCTTACTCACTGCCCCACTCCtgcctgtttctctttcctctcatgtattattttacaaatactttttttttttggtctcctgttgttttgtttctgtttttcctagTCTAAAATTAACGATGCTGGGGCATGTCAAATAGAAATGAGAGCCAGCTCAAAGGGGtacccactggccaaatctggagCAGCATTTTTTGggtaacagctttactgagatataattcacaatatataattcacgtaccatacacttaattcatttaaagtatacaattcaatcatttttcacagaactgtgcAACTATTCCCACAGTCAACTTTAGACTATTTTCATca belongs to Eubalaena glacialis isolate mEubGla1 chromosome 19, mEubGla1.1.hap2.+ XY, whole genome shotgun sequence and includes:
- the LYZL6 gene encoding lysozyme-like protein 6, translating into MATLLLFSLVSCLVAVNQASLINRCDLAKVLHQEDLDGFEGYSLSDWLCLAFVESDFNITKVNENTDGSFDYGIFQINSHYWCNDYKSHTENICQVDCQELLSPNLLSIINCAKKIVSGAGGLKNWVKWRLHCEGRPLSYWMTGCHLA